From one Brachypodium distachyon strain Bd21 chromosome 4, Brachypodium_distachyon_v3.0, whole genome shotgun sequence genomic stretch:
- the LOC100835560 gene encoding protein LAX PANICLE 2 isoform X3, with protein sequence MVTFLRPHPLAHGPAAVDVRLRIRSKLQSSSSPLVPCCGCSSLSLSSPMAQDPSHPHRQTKEDQDAADTNPQQQPHPDQHDVVQEPAASTSSSSSSGGDTAGSWLQLGVGGGQPGPGSPSPSSSSARRPKRPRTDYEAAGPSTPAGPELGLSLFPGPSSSPASASASVAPVVAAAPPPAHEAGTWFVLQAAQNQRTEPPPLPQIPRSYLRVSRDGRMTVRLVMSYLVNKLGLEDDSQVEGEGEIHGRTDRVDNQD encoded by the exons ATGGTGACGTTCCTCCGGCCGCACCCTCTTGCCCATGGGCCGGCCGCCGTCGACGTTCGCCTCCGGATCAGAAGCAAATTACAGTCATCATCATCGCCGTTGGTCCCTTGttgcggctgcagcagcctgAGCCTGAGCTCTCCCATGGCACAGGACCCCTCCCATCCCCACCGCCAAACCAAGGAAGACCAGGACGCCGCCGACACCAAcccccagcagcagccgcaccCCGACCAGCACGACGTCGTTCAGGAGCCGGCGGCCAGCAcgagcagtagcagcagcagcggtggCGACACCGCGGGCTCCTGGCTGCAGctcggggtcggcggcggccagcccgggccgggctcgccctctccgtcttcgtcctcggcCCGACGGCCCAAACGCCCGAGAACAGATTATGAAGCAGCTGGGCCCTCGACGCCGGCCGGCCCAGAGCTGGGGTTGTCTCTGTTCCCGGGgccgtcttcgtctccggcgtcggcgtcggcgtcggtgGCTCcagtggtggcggcggcgcctccgccggcgcacgaggccgGCACGTGGTTCGTGCTCCAGGCGGCGCAGAACCA GAGGAcggagccgccgccattgccgcaGATACCCAGGAGCTACCTCAGGGTTAG TAGAGACGGGAGGATGACAGTTAGACTAGTGATGAGCTACCTGGTTAACAAGCTGGGTCTTGAGGACGATTCACAG
- the LOC100835560 gene encoding protein LAX PANICLE 2 isoform X4, translating to MVTFLRPHPLAHGPAAVDVRLRIRSKLQSSSSPLVPCCGCSSLSLSSPMAQDPSHPHRQTKEDQDAADTNPQQQPHPDQHDVVQEPAASTSSSSSSGGDTAGSWLQLGVGGGQPGPGSPSPSSSSARRPKRPRTDYEAAGPSTPAGPELGLSLFPGPSSSPASASASVAPVVAAAPPPAHEAGTWFVLQAAQNQRTEPPPLPQIPRSYLRVRDGRMTVRLVMSYLVNKLGLEDDSQVEGEGEIHGRTDRVDNQD from the exons ATGGTGACGTTCCTCCGGCCGCACCCTCTTGCCCATGGGCCGGCCGCCGTCGACGTTCGCCTCCGGATCAGAAGCAAATTACAGTCATCATCATCGCCGTTGGTCCCTTGttgcggctgcagcagcctgAGCCTGAGCTCTCCCATGGCACAGGACCCCTCCCATCCCCACCGCCAAACCAAGGAAGACCAGGACGCCGCCGACACCAAcccccagcagcagccgcaccCCGACCAGCACGACGTCGTTCAGGAGCCGGCGGCCAGCAcgagcagtagcagcagcagcggtggCGACACCGCGGGCTCCTGGCTGCAGctcggggtcggcggcggccagcccgggccgggctcgccctctccgtcttcgtcctcggcCCGACGGCCCAAACGCCCGAGAACAGATTATGAAGCAGCTGGGCCCTCGACGCCGGCCGGCCCAGAGCTGGGGTTGTCTCTGTTCCCGGGgccgtcttcgtctccggcgtcggcgtcggcgtcggtgGCTCcagtggtggcggcggcgcctccgccggcgcacgaggccgGCACGTGGTTCGTGCTCCAGGCGGCGCAGAACCA GAGGAcggagccgccgccattgccgcaGATACCCAGGAGCTACCTCAGGGTTAG AGACGGGAGGATGACAGTTAGACTAGTGATGAGCTACCTGGTTAACAAGCTGGGTCTTGAGGACGATTCACAG
- the LOC100835251 gene encoding isoflavone 3'-hydroxylase produces MAETAAVNVLFLSLATALFFIHLLLRNRERQPPRGLRLPPSPPSLPVIGHLHLFKKPLHRALASLAASHGPVLLLRFGHSRRVLHLTDRAAAEQCFTAHDVVFANRPRLPSARHLSNGYTTLGSSSYGPNWRNLRRIATVEVLSAHRLLRSSPIRAAEVRDMARRLFSDWDSNSNSSSDNPGPARADVKARAFELALNVVARMIAGKRYYGGGEEAETEEAAGFREMVREYFAMHGASNLQDFLPVLGLVDFGGAKRRAVRLSRTRNAWAQRLIDERRDAAAAAEAEGRRSLDGIGRTMVGDLLDLQASEPEAYSDKVIRALCLSILQTGTDTTSSTIEWGMALLLNHPETMSKARAELDGAIGTGRLLEEPDLPSLPFLQSIITETLRLHPIGPLLGPHESSADCAVAGYHVPAGTMLLVNVHAMQRDPSVWEEPERFRPERFEEPGGEGGKWMLPFGMGRRRCPGEALGVKVVGLALGTLVQCFEWRRVGEEEVDLTEGSGLTMPMAVPLEALYWPREEMASVLRAL; encoded by the exons ATGGCGGAAACCGCAGCAGTCAacgtcctcttcctctcgcTAGCCACTGCTCTCTTCTTcatccacctcctcctcagGAACCGGGAACGGCAGCCGCCgcgcggcctccgcctccctccgAGCCCGCCGTCGCTCCCGGTGATCGGCCACCTCCACCTCTTCAAGAAGCCCCTCCACCGCGCGCTCGCGTCCCTCGCGGCGTCCCACGGGcccgtgctcctcctccggttcGGGCACTCCCGCCGCGTGCTCCACCTcaccgaccgcgccgccgccgagcagtGCTTCACGGCGCACGACGTCGTCTTCGCCAACCGCCCGCGGCTACCTTCCGCGCGCCACCTCTCCAACGGCTACACCACGCTGGGTTCCTCCAGCTACGGGCCCAACTGGCGCAACCTCCGCCGCATCGCCACCGTCGAGGTCCTCTCCGCGCACAGACTCCTCCGCTCCTCCCCGATCCGCGCCGCCGAGGTCCGCGACATGGCGCGCCGCCTCTTCTCCGATTGGGATTCGAATTCGAATTCGAGTTCGGATAATCCCGGGCCAGCGCGCGCGGACGTGAAGGCGCGGGCGTTCGAGCTGGCGCTGAACGTGGTGGCGCGGATGATCGCCGGGAAGAGGTACTAcggcggaggggaggaggcggagacggaggaggcggcggggttCAGGGAGATGGTGCGGGAGTACTTCGCGATGCACGGGGCGTCCAACCTGCAGGACTTCCTGCCGGTGCTCGGGCTGGTGGATTTCGGGGGAGCCAAGCGGCGGGCGGTGAGGCTGTCCAGGACAAGGAACGCGTGGGCGCAGCGGCTCATCGACGAGCGCCGGgatgctgctgccgcggcggaggcggaggggaggaggagccttGACGGCATTGGCAGGACCATGGTCGGCGACTTGCTGGATTTGCAGGCGTCGGAGCCGGAGGCGTACAGCGACAAGGTCATCAGAGCTCTCTGCCTG AGCATCCTGCAAACCGGGACGGACACGACGTCGAGCACGATCGAATGGGGGATGGCGCTGCTGCTCAACCACCCGGAAACAATGTCCAAGGCCAGAGCGGAGCTGGACGGAGCCATCGGCACGGGGCGGCTCCTGGAGGAACCCGACCTGCCGAGCCTCCCTTTCCTCCAATCCATCATCACGGAAACCCTCCGGCTCCACCCGATCGGCCCGCTCCTGGGGCCGCACGAGTCCTCGGCGGactgcgccgtcgccggctACCACGTCCCGGCGGGGACGATGCTGCTCGTCAACGTGCACGCGATGCAGAGGGACCCAAGCGTGTgggaggagccggagaggTTCCGGCCGGAGAGGTTCGAGGAgcccggcggcgagggggggAAGTGGATGCTGCCGTTCGGGatgggccggcggcggtgccccGGCGAGGCGCTTGGCGTGAAGGTCGTCGGGCTCGCGCTGGGCACTCTCGTGCAGTGCTTCGAGTGGAGGAgggttggggaagaagaggtggACTTGACGGAAGGGTCCGGACTCACCATGCCCATGGCCGTGCCGTTGGAGGCTCTGTACTGGCCTCGGGAAGAGATGGCGTCGGTGCTAAGGGCGCTTtag